GCTTTGACGGCCAGCATTGAGTCGAGTTCCTGCTTGCCGGGGGCGTCCGCGCCGATGGCGTTGATGTGCGTGCCCGGCTTCACCCAGTCGGCGATGAGCACCGGCCTCCGGGCGGGCGTTACGGTGGCGATGATGTCCGCGTCCGCCGCCTCCTGGGCCGATTTGACCGCCTGCGCGTCGCAGCGGAACTCCGACCGGATACGGCCCGCCAGCGCTTCCGCATGCTCCATGTGGCGGCTGTAGACCTTGACCAGCCTGATCTGCCGGCCGAACACCACGTTATAGGCGAGCGCCTGGGTCCAGGCCTGGTGGCCGCTGCCGATGAGGCCGACCACAGAAGCGCCCCTCCGGGCCAGGTACTTCGCCGCGACGCCTCCCGCGGCGCCCGTTCGCTCGTCCGTCAGGCTCGACGCGTTCATGATGCAGAGGAGCTTTCCGGTCCTCGGGTCGTTCAGGAGGATGGTCGCCATGACCGTGGGCAGGCCCTTTTGCGGATTATCCGGGTGCACGTTTACCCATTTTATGCCCGCCGTGCCGATGGACGGCACGTAGGACGGCATGGCCCGGAAATCGCCGTAGCCCTTGACGTCCACGTAGGTCTTGCCCGGCATCTCGACCCGGCCTTCGGCGTACTCGGCGAAGACGTGCTCCACCGCCGGGACGATATCGTTCATCGTGACGAGCCGTTTAACGTCATTATCCGACAACAGCCTTACCATCAAGCTGACTCTCCATAATTATATAAGAAAAAAAGAAGGGGTGCCTTATAGATTAAGCTTTCCAGTGCCCGTGGACATTACAGTATGCCCGGACCGTGGCCTTGTCCGCCTTCATGGGGAATTCGGCCTCGGGCTTATCGCCGGGGTGCAAGAACTTTTTATCCACGACGCCATCGTAGATGACCTCGATCCACTCGATATAATGTTTCTCCTCCATCGGGTGGGGCACTGCGCCGACCTTGACCTTGATGGACGGGCCGAACGTCGGCACGGGAACGTGCTTCTCCTTACTCGCGTCCACGGTGTTCTCCTTTTGCAGTACCATCTGCTGCCCGCAGCAGAACATCGTGCCGCCGCTCTCGTGGACAACTTCCACGATGTTGCCGCAGACGGCGCACTTGTAGACCTGGTTCAATAATACCATGTTCTCACCTTAGAAACTCTCGTTCAACAGCTCATAGTAAGACTTCTCGTGGTCGCATGACGGGCACTTGTCCGGGGGCGCGGTGCCGAAGTGCATGTAGCCGCACTTCCGGCAGTACCACCAGACCGGCTCCGGCTTCTTGAAGAACGTGCCGGCCTCCAGCTCCTTGAGTATTTTGGCATAGCGGCCGCCGTGGTGCTCCTCGGCCTTGGCGATCGACTGCAGGCGGCCGGCGATGTCCTTGTAGCCCTCCGCTTTCGCCACCCGGGCGAACTCGGGGTACATGGACGTATACTCGTAGGTCTCGCCGGCGATCGCGGCCTTCAGGTTCTCGACGGTGTTGCCCCACACGGTCGGCGCCACCGCCTCGACGTGCACCTCGCTGTAATCGTCCTTCGTGGTGGCCTTGAGCTGGTTGATCATCTTCATCAGCCACTCGGCGTGCTCGTTCTCGTTGTCCGCCGTCATGGTGAAGATCTCGGCGATCTGCTCGTAGCCCTCCTTGCTGGCGGTGCTGGCGTAAAAAGTGTAGCGGTTCCTCGCCTGGCTTTCGCCAATAAAAGCTTTCGTCAGGTTCTCTATTGTCTGCTTCATGATCGATACCAACCGATTACTTTTATTTCATTTTGATTCTTTAATATCCTTCTGTTCGCTTACATGGATTTTATCTTCCGGCCCAGCTCCCGGCCCAGCTCGGTGCAGCGCTCGATCTCCTTGCGGTCGGGCTTGTAGTAGACCTCGATGCCGTCATTGACGACCTCGATGCCCGCCGCCTTCAGGTCGTCCGTGATGAGCTTTATCGTGCCGCCGTGGCCGCCGTGGGAGCCGAACGCGAACCCGATCTTCTTCCGGCCGAGCTTCCCGGGCTCCAGGCCCTTTAAGTAGCTCATAAAGTCCGCCACGGTCGGGTACATCTGGTTCTGCAGCGTGGGCGAGCCGACCAGGATAGCCTTCGAGTCGAGGACTTCGGGCACGATGTTGCTGCGGTGGGTGCCCTCGGCCTTGCCGTCCTTGAGCAGGCATACCTTGACCTCAATGCCCTCTTCCATCAGGCCCTCGGCGAATGCCTTCGCCATGGCGTCCGTGGAGCCGTGCATCGTGTCGTAGACGATGGTGGCCTTGTTCTTCGACACGCCCCTGCTCCAGTTCACGTACGAGCCGATGATGTCGCCGGCGTAGGAGCGCCAGATGATGCCATGGCTGGGCGCTACGATTTTTATCTCGAGGCCAAGCTTTCCGACCTCGTCGAGCTTCTTGAGGACGCGGGGCGCGAGCGGTATTATCAGGTTGCCGTAGAATTTTTGCGCTTGCTTGAGCGACTCCTCTTTTCCGATCTCGTCGTCGAACCTCTGGGAGGTGGCGATGTGCTGGCCGAAGGCGTCGTTCGGGAAGAGGATCTTCTCCTCGGCCAGGTAGGTGAACATGCTGTCGGGCCAGTGCAGCAGCGGCGCCTCGAGGAATGCCAGGGTCTTGCCCTTGCCGAGGCTCAATGTGTCGCCGCTAGTGACGACCTTGAAGTTCCATCCAGCCGTGTCGTAGTGCTTCGAGAATCCCTTCACGGCGTTCTCCGTGCAGTAGATGGGCACGCCCGGCAGCATCTTCGTCAGCGCGGGCAGCGTGCCCGAGTGGTCCTTCTCGATGTGGTTCGCGATGAGGTAGTCGATCTTCTTCGGGTCGACGATGGAGCTGACCCTCTCGATGATCTGGCTGTCGAATCCGGGGTAGGCGCTGTCGATAAGCG
This portion of the Methanocella sp. genome encodes:
- a CDS encoding desulfoferrodoxin translates to MVLLNQVYKCAVCGNIVEVVHESGGTMFCCGQQMVLQKENTVDASKEKHVPVPTFGPSIKVKVGAVPHPMEEKHYIEWIEVIYDGVVDKKFLHPGDKPEAEFPMKADKATVRAYCNVHGHWKA
- a CDS encoding FprA family A-type flavoprotein, with protein sequence MKAVEIVKGVYWAGAIDWNIRDYHGYTLPGTTYNAYLIVGDKIALIDSAYPGFDSQIIERVSSIVDPKKIDYLIANHIEKDHSGTLPALTKMLPGVPIYCTENAVKGFSKHYDTAGWNFKVVTSGDTLSLGKGKTLAFLEAPLLHWPDSMFTYLAEEKILFPNDAFGQHIATSQRFDDEIGKEESLKQAQKFYGNLIIPLAPRVLKKLDEVGKLGLEIKIVAPSHGIIWRSYAGDIIGSYVNWSRGVSKNKATIVYDTMHGSTDAMAKAFAEGLMEEGIEVKVCLLKDGKAEGTHRSNIVPEVLDSKAILVGSPTLQNQMYPTVADFMSYLKGLEPGKLGRKKIGFAFGSHGGHGGTIKLITDDLKAAGIEVVNDGIEVYYKPDRKEIERCTELGRELGRKIKSM
- the ala gene encoding alanine dehydrogenase, whose amino-acid sequence is MVRLLSDNDVKRLVTMNDIVPAVEHVFAEYAEGRVEMPGKTYVDVKGYGDFRAMPSYVPSIGTAGIKWVNVHPDNPQKGLPTVMATILLNDPRTGKLLCIMNASSLTDERTGAAGGVAAKYLARRGASVVGLIGSGHQAWTQALAYNVVFGRQIRLVKVYSRHMEHAEALAGRIRSEFRCDAQAVKSAQEAADADIIATVTPARRPVLIADWVKPGTHINAIGADAPGKQELDSMLAVKARVFVDSVEQASHSGEINVPWSQGLLNREKLAGTIGEVVAGKLPGRASDGEITVFDSTGLSIQDMAVAHIIYERALEEHIGSDIEI
- the rbr gene encoding rubrerythrin yields the protein MKQTIENLTKAFIGESQARNRYTFYASTASKEGYEQIAEIFTMTADNENEHAEWLMKMINQLKATTKDDYSEVHVEAVAPTVWGNTVENLKAAIAGETYEYTSMYPEFARVAKAEGYKDIAGRLQSIAKAEEHHGGRYAKILKELEAGTFFKKPEPVWWYCRKCGYMHFGTAPPDKCPSCDHEKSYYELLNESF